The Methylocaldum marinum genome includes the window GCCATCAATGTCTTCGGCTTTTGCTTCACGTCTTCGTAGGAAACCATACTCTTGCCCTTAGTTCTCTTAAGTTCTCTTCGTTATTCAATGACAGACTGTCATGCTAGTTTCCGATAATGTCTAATGAACAAAGCAGTCTGATCTTGTAACAGTTGCCCGATAATTCCATGTCATAAAGTTTCATGATCGTTTCCCGTTAGAATTTGATTTTTCCTGGCCTTTAATGCCATTAAACGCCGATGTTGCCGCGTTTTGCGACGGATGGCCGCCGAGGTCTGTTCGACTCCCTGAGAAGCGATTCCCCTAGCGTGTTCTCGTTCCGCGAGGGCCGTACAATAGATCGCCGGTTGCGGACAATACAGATACAGTTGATGATCGGTCCGGCCAACCTGTACCGGTCGCGGAGGCAATACAATCATGAATTCGCTTAATCTCGATCCCCACGACAGCCGCCCCTTGATCGAGCAGATCGTCGCCGGCATCAAGCAGCGCGTCGACGAGCGCGCCCTGCGGCCCGGCGCGCGCCTGCCGTCAATTCGGCATTTCGCGGAAGACCACCGGGTCAGCAAGTTCACCGTGGTTCAGGCGTTCGACCGGCTGGTGGCGATGGGCTATCTGAAATCCCGGCAGGGATCGGGTTTTTACGTGGCGCATCGCTCGGAGCCCAGCGGCGCGGCGAATCAATCCTGCCGGCTGGAGCGGGCCATGGATGTGCTCTGGCTGCTCCGCAACGCCTTGCAGGAACAATCCCATCTCGCCATGCCGGGCGCCGGCTGGCTGCCCGGCGAATGGATGGACGGCGAGGGCATACAGCGCAGTCTCCGCACGCTCGCCCGCAAAAGCGGTGCCTATCTGACCGGCTACGGCCTGCCGGCCGGTTATGAGCCGCTGCGGGTTTTGCTCGCGCGGCGGCTCGAGGACCAAGGCATCGGCTGCTCCCCCCGGCAGATCGTCACCACCCGCGGGGCCACCCACGCCCTGGACCTGATCAGCCGGCTGTTCGTCAAACCGGGCGATGCCGTGCTGGTGGACGATCCCGGCTATTACACCCTGTTCGGTTACCTGAAGCTTTCCGGGGCGCGGCTGGTGGGGGTGCCCTGGACCACTCAGGGGCCGGATACCGCGGCGATGGAACGCCTGATCCGGGAGCACCGGCCCAAGGTGTTTTTCACCAATACCTTGCTGCACAATCCGACCGGGGTCAGCATTACCCAGCCGGTCGCCCACCGCGTGCTGCAACTGGCCGAGCGTCACGATCTGATGATCGTGGAGGACGATATCTACGGGGATTTG containing:
- a CDS encoding aminotransferase-like domain-containing protein; amino-acid sequence: MNSLNLDPHDSRPLIEQIVAGIKQRVDERALRPGARLPSIRHFAEDHRVSKFTVVQAFDRLVAMGYLKSRQGSGFYVAHRSEPSGAANQSCRLERAMDVLWLLRNALQEQSHLAMPGAGWLPGEWMDGEGIQRSLRTLARKSGAYLTGYGLPAGYEPLRVLLARRLEDQGIGCSPRQIVTTRGATHALDLISRLFVKPGDAVLVDDPGYYTLFGYLKLSGARLVGVPWTTQGPDTAAMERLIREHRPKVFFTNTLLHNPTGVSITQPVAHRVLQLAERHDLMIVEDDIYGDLLTGQATRLATLDQLERVLFVSSFSKTVSASLRVGFLACKYETAESLTDLKLLTSLTTSEIDERLVYELLTDGYYRKHLEKLRSRLRKARGEAVRNLEASGLEIYQDTEDGLFIWARREASENATHLAAAAAKQGIMLAPGALFRPQQEASPWLRFNAAGCGNPAIFRFLDAACANADSGTNTDD